The Nitrospirota bacterium sequence TTTCCCGTCTCCCTACCCCGCCGCGCCGCATCCTCCTGCGCCTCTCGGCGGTTCCTCGCTCTCGTCCTTCCTGGTCAAGTCATGTTACGGAAGCACGACCGTTGGTGTCAAGCCTCGGGATTTCGGAATTCCGCCCACTAGGACATGGCGTGTCGCTTGCAGTTGGACACGGTTGGTGTACCTTTCCGATGTTCCACGTCGAAGAAATCACGCCGGGGTAGCTCAACGGCAGAGCGGCGCATTCGTAATGCGTAGGTTGGGGGTTCAAGTCCCTTCCCCGGCTCAATGATTTCGGTGAGTTAGGCCGGGATCGTGAAAAGGCCGGTAGCCCGATGTGGCTACAGTGTGGCTACGACCGGCGAAATTGGGGGCTTGTGGCTACCCGGCTTGGGCCGGTGCATGGGCCAGAGCAGCCCCCGACTCACCCCGCCAATAGGCATTGAGGATGCCCCCGGCCCGTTTCAAGTTCCACGGCGACAGGTGGGCGTACCGGAGCGTCATCTTGATGTCCTTGTGACCGAGCAGTTCCTTGATCGTGAGGATGTCCACCCCGTTGATCGCCAGCCAAGAGGCGTAGGTGTGGCGCAGATCGTGAAAGCGGAAGCCCTCAAGTCCGGCCCGTTTCAGGGCGGACGCCCATGACAACTTGAAGTTGTCTAATTCCTTTCCCTCCGGGTTGAAGAACACCAAGTCGGACTTGATGTGATGGGGCTTCTTGGAAAGACATTCCCGTGCTTCATCCGTCATGGGGACAATGCGAACGGTGTTGTTCTTTGTCGCCACGATCTTGATGGCGCGATTGTCGAAGTCCACTTGTTCCCACCTCATCGAGAGAACTTCCCCCCGGCGCCCCCCCGTGTGAAGCGCCGTCAACACGATGGGGAACAGGTGGGGGGATGGACTCGCGGAACATTCCGCAAGCAACTTGCGGGCTTCCTCAAGCTTGAGATACTGGAGCCGTCCGGGAGCGCCTTTCAAGGGTTTGATCTTGTGTGCCGTGTTCTGTTCCAACTCGCCCCATTCGACAGCCTTGGTGAACATGTGTTTCAGCACCGCGAGTTCCCGGTTGACCGTATCCCGCTTGACCGATCCGCCCTTTCTCGATGAATCGTCCAGACGCCGCGTGATGTAGGCTTCAATGTCCTTCCGCGTAATGTCGGATAGCAATTTCTTCCCGAAGAACCCCCTGAAGTGGTTGTCGTCCAGGATGCCCTTGTCCCGCTCGTGGCTCTTGGCGGCCTTGTGGGGCCGGGACCACGTTTCAAGGTAGCGGTCGGCAAACTCGGAGAATGACACACCGGCGGACCTGGGGGTGAGGAACGCGAAGTCCCCCGCCGCGATCTTGGCCTTGATCGCCGCTTCCGCCTTGCACGCCTCTTTGAACGACGTTCCAGCGGGAGAGCGGTAGCGCCGAAGGTTCTCGCCGCTCCCGTACCACACCTGCACCCAGTACGTTTCACCGCGTTTGTAGACGCTCATACCTTCCCCCTTTTCTTCTTCGGAATCGCTTGTCCGCACAGTGGACAGACCTTGACGAACGCCTGCACCGCCCGCCGGATCACTTCCGCCTGACTCACCCCCAGCCGCTTCGCCGTGGCCTTCACCTGGGCGAGTTCTTCACCACGGATCGGGAACGATGTCAATGTCATGTTCCTAAGCATGGTGCAACTATATAACTAGTACGCTAACCTGTCAAGCCCCCCCCTTGGGCTTCCACGCCATGAACGCCCTTCCCGACTCCTCCACGCGGGGGGCGTATCGCTCCAACCACGCGGAAAGCCATGCGACCCGACGACCCGGACGGCCAGGACGGGAAAGACGCCGATAAAGTTCCTCCGCGTAACGCTTGCTTCGACGGTGCCACCCGAAGTTGCTCCCGATCCCACCCACGGGCCGGTACGTCGTCCACTGGCTCATGTACGTGAACCCTGCGCATCGAAGGCACCGCCAACCCTCTTCGGTCTCGTACAGCGTCCGGCGCCGCTTGGAACAGTCAAGACAGACGAACAGGCGCATGGGGCGACCCCACACGCGGGGAACGGTGGTGGTCGTGACGCCCTGGGGCTGAACCCGTCCCGCGATCACGTCGCGTACCCGCAGGGTGGGAACACCGGCGATTTCCACCATCCTCGCGTATCGTGAAGGGGTTGGCATCCGAAATAGTTGGGGAATTAGGCTCGCCCTTTCGCCTGTGTCTTGGGATCACGTGAACGGGCAAGGGCTAGAAGCGGGGATAGGAGCATCGTCCACACGTCCACGGATCGCAACCGACCGCAATTGACCAGAAGGTGAAAATCCTTCGGTAGCACACCGCGCCTGCACAGGTCCGTCACGGCCTTCCACAAAGCCCGCTCCGACGCCTCCTTCGCTTTCTCAATCCGCATTTCAAATTGCTTCCGCTTCTGGCGCTCCTTGAGCTTGGCCGCCTGGATCTCTGGATCGTGACGGGGGCAGAAAGGATTGCTCTGGATGGGGACGTAGCGACATCCCTCGGCTTCACAGGTCCGGCTCGGATCGCGCTGGGGTTTCCCCTTGTGTGAAAGGCACCGGGTCCCACCCTGCCGGGCGAAGTAGTCGCACCGTCCGGCGTAGGGCCTCATGTAGTCGCACCGCCTCTCCGGGTCCGCCCATGGGGGGACGAAACTGGGTTTGTTCCACACGTCATCCGACATGGATCACCTCCTCACCCCGGAATCCCAAACGCCTGGCACTCCAACCGTCGGCCCTTCGCGCAGCTCATGGGTTGCCCGTTCTTTGGGGGCGTGGTACGAGTGCCGTCATGGGTCGAAAGCGTTTGGGAAAGGTCGTTGAGGTTCTCACGCAGCTTGGACTTGCCGCAGTCATCGGCGGGTTTGCCGATGCCGTGGTTGATGGTACCCGGAAGACCGTTGACTTGTATGGAATCGGCACGGGGATCGTTCTCTTGGTGCTCGCCATTTGGTTGACGGGGTACACCAACGGGGATAAACTGTAGCCCATGGATGCAGGGACGTTTCTCTTCTTGGCCTTCACCACCGTTCTCCTGTTTGGCGTGGGCATTTCAATTTACGCCTACATGGGCATCCGCAAGAGCCGCCCGGCCTGACTAATTCTCGGTTACCGTCACTGCATCTCCGGCGATAGAAACATTTTCTTGAACTCCGCCAGCCGCTCCAATTGATCCCGCGTGGCGTCCTTGAAGAATTCCGCGTCGTCCGTCGCCAGGTAGAAGATCGGCGAACCACCGGGGCGAACCAATCCGCACCATAGCGCCGTCGCCCGATCCAAGGTCACCCACATATCCCCGACGATCCCCGACACCCACCGGACGGCCAGCGTCCGCCCAGCCTTGTCGTTGATCCGTTCC is a genomic window containing:
- a CDS encoding site-specific integrase; its protein translation is MSVYKRGETYWVQVWYGSGENLRRYRSPAGTSFKEACKAEAAIKAKIAAGDFAFLTPRSAGVSFSEFADRYLETWSRPHKAAKSHERDKGILDDNHFRGFFGKKLLSDITRKDIEAYITRRLDDSSRKGGSVKRDTVNRELAVLKHMFTKAVEWGELEQNTAHKIKPLKGAPGRLQYLKLEEARKLLAECSASPSPHLFPIVLTALHTGGRRGEVLSMRWEQVDFDNRAIKIVATKNNTVRIVPMTDEARECLSKKPHHIKSDLVFFNPEGKELDNFKLSWASALKRAGLEGFRFHDLRHTYASWLAINGVDILTIKELLGHKDIKMTLRYAHLSPWNLKRAGGILNAYWRGESGAALAHAPAQAG
- a CDS encoding ribbon-helix-helix protein, CopG family; the encoded protein is MLRNMTLTSFPIRGEELAQVKATAKRLGVSQAEVIRRAVQAFVKVCPLCGQAIPKKKRGKV